The Oncorhynchus tshawytscha isolate Ot180627B linkage group LG02, Otsh_v2.0, whole genome shotgun sequence genome contains the following window.
gcagaggggatggagagagaggcagaggggatgGAGAGCCGGAGGAAAAAGAGACAAAGTATGTGAAGCGCAGTCGTTTCCCAGGCTCATGGCACTGAGCATTCAGCTCCAGGAAGTAGTTAAACTAGCAGAGAACGATCCTCTAATGACAAGACAGAACCGGGAAACGGACCAACAAGAGGACTTTCCCCTTCCAATAATTGTTCTCTCTACTTCTGGCATGGCATGACTGGGCTGAGTAAAAGGTCCATCTCTCCatacctgtcctctctcctccagctcagTGAGCATGACTATGGAacagctcctccactcccagATCATCCTCCAGAAGTCTTCGATGGTGTGCTGCAGCGGGCCCTGACTGGCCATGTACGAGTCCTTCTGACGGTAGCCCTGGAccagacacacaggtcagctagGACACAcgaaactacacacacacacacctccacaacaACCATTGTAGGAGCCATTTCAGCCTTTATCAGTTGTGTAACCTTCCCAGACTCTCGCCAATGTTCTCTACCTCCACGATCATATCAAGACAGGCTTATCCTTACATTCAACCTACATGTGAATAGTTACTTGTATTGGCACTAAAGTTCTGTTAATTTGTCTAATTTTCAAAACCCGTAATGCAGTGCGACTGTCTACTCACATCAATGAAGGAAGCGTTGACATAATCcgtgctctcctcccctctcttgaCTGGATTGATCACTCTGTTGAACTCGTCTACAAGACACCCACAAACAGGTTACATTGCACGGAGTTCTGTGACCGACTTTAACATTAGACTGCAGTAATTTGCTacgctaaagcctaggcattagctcggggagctaacacaagtcttcaggtctcaggcgaGGTATCTGGAACAGTAGAAGCAGTCAACTCACATGGGATGATCTGGAGAACTCGGTTCTTCTTCATGTTTGCCGGCAGGTTGCCCGTCCTCATCTTGTCGTTCTGGATCTTGATGGAGGTCAGCTTCTGTGTGGGGAGACAAAACCAGAGGCGTAGCATTCAGAGACTCTGAAAAAAATTACCTGGGGGGAAAAATGCTCTCAAGTCAACTGCCAATGAAACAGTTTAAACTTGAAtcatattcattagtgcacaccgtagcaaaacattttgcaacatcaAACAAAAACGACCATCAATTTTCTTCCATTTGAGTCAAATAGATGTGCTATGGTCAAATCCTTTTAAACACTTGTAGCTGAGATGCGCTTGATTTAgcttgcacttttgggactattccattacACCAGACAAACAAAATCACCTTGAACTCTGCTTCCATGCCCCCACAGCCGGCGGCGGAGGGGGCGTAGAGCTTGGCCAGGTGGGACTCCAGGGAGGTCACCTCCAGCTCTGTGTCTCCGTACAGGTAGTGCTCCAGCATGGCCTGGAAGATGAACACGTATTGCATCTgtggggagaaggaagagggtgaagtagagagagagggacgagagagcgAAATCCTTATAGACTTTTAGTATACTTGCGATGCTCATATTATACATCCACAAGAGGTGTCAGAAGAGAACACAACATGAACAGGTAATACCCACACACTCAAAGAAACCAATTTGAGACTTGAGTGGAAACCTGTTTATATAATTCATACACTATAATGATGTGAGTGTGTGGTCTTTATTCAAGTCAGGGTAACGTTGTGGTCTTATTCAAGTCAGGGTAATAATGTTATGTTGTAATCTTATTGCAGTCTGGGTAATGTTGTGGTCATAACAACTTACGTCGGTCTGGACCATTTGGCAGCGCTGGGCTCTGATGCGCGTGACGAAGCCAAAGACGTCCACCTTCCTCTCGGTGTTCATCATATCCAACATGGCGTCTATCACTATGAAGGTACCTGTCCTCCCCACCCCCGCACTGATACACAGTccgacacacacaggtagagagagaaagcgcGAGTCAGAAACTAACATAAACAGAAAGCTACTTTGTAGTGTGTGACTGAACCTGTGTCGTGTTAGCCCACTCAGCTTAAATCTAGGCATTAGCTTGGCATCGGTGAACCACCTCGGCTGCCAccaataagacacacacacacactgacctgcagTGGACCACGATGGGGCCAGAGTACTGGGGGTTGCAGGTCTTGACCTTCTTGAGGAACTTAAGCATGCCGATGGGTGTGAAGGGAACGCCAAAGTCTGGCCAGCTGGTGAAGTGGAACTGGGTCACCAGCCGCTGGGGCTTCTTACCCCCCACATCCCCCAcctagagagaggggtgggaggtggCAGAGACACCTTTAGTATAACTGTTTTGAAGTATCATACAAGCTTAGTGCCATCTTCACCTTAACCATTACCTCGATCACATTTTAGAGACCTGCTAAGCGTGTTGTTCATTAGAGAATGCTTGGTGTCTGTAGGGCATGGGTTTGATAGATGGTGTGGTGAGAGGAGCCAGGAGAAAAGAGGataaacgagggagggagggaagagaagcGTACCTGTGGATACAGAGGTGAGAAGAGGGGGACGCCAGGGTTACCTGTTGGATGCAGAACTTGCGGATAGTGTAGTCCACCAGCACCATCATGTCTTCCACAGAGACCCGGATGTTGCCGTAGGTCCAGCAGCCCTGGTCAGGCCAGTACTGGGCACACttacactgagacacacagagagattgCCGCTGTATGGATTTCTTTCAAATGAAAAGAAACAAACACTCATAGTTGTACACTCATACGTTCACGTTGGAAATTTGACATGCTGAACATACCCCATCATCTTCATATAGCCTCTACTAAGAAAGACCGAGCCGGGGTCTTTTCAGGAGGGTGCAAGTTTACAGAACGGTTCAGATCCAAATACATTTCTTAGAACATATATTATAAATGCCTTTCAACTGTTAACATAGGCAACGTTCTGAACGTTTCACCTTCCTGAACACACCCCAGTTTTcaccccacccccttctttccctacctcttttctctccttcaggTTGGTCACCATCACGATGGTGGCGGTGTTCTGTTCCCAGATCATTCTCCAGAAGTCGTTTACCGTCTCCTCCTTTGgccctgagagagacagaagagatatATTATCATCACTGATTAAACACAAACCTGTACGTTTGATTTGGCAATGTAATATGTCGTCATATTACGATGCCAATAAAGCTCATCAGATTGAATGGAACCGAGAGACAGGGTGCTTTAATCCGGGGCCTGCGTCCCATacggaacactattccctatttggtgcacTATGTAGTGGATAGGATGCAATGACTCTGGTGCAAACGTAGGGCACtaaattgggaatagggtgcattacatGAGCCTATCCCAGCGGCTAGCTAGAATAGCCACCTTACCTTGAGCTGCAATGAACTTGTTCTTCTCTTGGTAACCCTGAGAACAAGAGGACGGCAGAAAAGGAAAAGAGAGTGGGACATGCGTTCTACAAATTAAATAGTATTTTTATaaagagagagcaaaggagagcGACACAGAGGGACggcgagagaggaagagtgatgaATGTGTCACCATTCTAACGCAACCTTTTATCGATCCGTTTAAACTTTATTTATCCAGGGAGTCCCATGGAGGTCAAAAGACCTCTCTGACAAGGGAGAACTGGCCAAGGGGTAGCTCAATATAAAAAACTATAAAAAACACATCCAACAAAGCTTGTCATCGATGTCCATGGCTTGTGGCGTCACTCACGTTGATGAAGGACGCATTGACGAAGTCAGAGTCTGGAACTCCCTCTAGAGACGACAGATGCACCCTGGAGTGATCATCTGAAACAGACAGAACCTTGATTAGATGAGCGGCAAGCCTGTGTTTTAAAAAGGAGCTACATGTAACATTTACACAATAGCGCCAAAATGTCAAATACATGCCGATCGAAGCCAAGGAATAGAAATCCACGAGAGTAAAACAGACTTTGTAGAACACCGCTCGATGCTGCTAATTAGCTCTTTTACAGAGACTAGCCGGGTCTAGCTGTTGCTGTATACAACTTTCTGAATTACGATTCGTTCTTGTTCGCAACGTTGACAATGTATTTCCAACGGATGTTTTTTGGGATAAGGTAACAAGCAGTTCTATGCCATGCTAGCTACTTCTAAACAGAATTGGGCTTTAGCTCTGCGTTGGGGACTCACATGGCAGGATGTTGACGTATCGGTTCTTCTCCTTGTTCTCCTCCTTAGAGGCCGCGTCGCATGACGCCTGGATAGGACACACCGGCAGCGcctggacacacagacagagggccaTTAGCCACACAGACAGGTAATAATTATCTGAGATGAATGCCCTGTAATGCATGTTCCTATTGGTGTGTCCCTAGAGTGACATTCTTCTTTGCAATTCCACGAAAAGCAAATAAGGAAAGGAAGCTAAGGGTATTAGGTGTTATTGGGACACAGCTTATAGGCTCTGTGTAGGGGAGTATACCACTTCAATCAGTAACTAGTCCCACGCAAAGCGTTCTAGTTGCAAATTCTACCCGCCTATTGTCCTGACAGGGCCATAGATGACTGTAATGTGTGtaaggcgtgtgtgtgtgcgtgcatgtgagagtatatacagatatatatagtaccagtcaaaagttggtacacacctactcaatgaagggttttttattttatttactattttctacattatagaataatagtgaagacatcagaactatgaaataacacatcatgtagtaacccaaaaaaagggttaaacgagagaatttttttatttttatatttgagattcttcaaagtagccaccctttgcctttatgacagctttgcacattcttggcattctctcaacttgcttcacctggaatgcttttctaacagtcttgaaggagttcccacatatgctgagcacttgttggctgctttttcttcactctgcggtacaCCGCATCCCAAACCAtcgcaattgggttgaggtcgggtgattgtggagtccaggtcatctgacggagcactccatcactctcattcttgttcaaatagcccttacacagcctggtggtgtgttttgggtcattgtcctattgaaaatcaaatgaaatttccactatgtgcaaaccagatgggatatcgctgcagaatgatgtggtagccatgctggttaagtgtgccttgaattctaaataaatcactgacagtgtcaccagcaaagcaccatcacaccttctcctccatgcttcacggtgggaacaaaacatgcggagatcatccgttgacCTACTCTgcgtcacaaagacacggcgggccggaaccaaaacaaatctaaaatttggactcatcagaccaaaggacagatttccaccggtctaatgtccattgcttgtgtttctcgGCCCAATCAAGTCtgttcttattattggtgtcctttagtagtggtttctttgcagcaattcgaccatgaaggcctgattcacgcagtctcatctaaacagttgatattgagaggtgtctgttcttgaagcatttatttgggctacaaattctgaggctggtaacataTAATGAACAtatcctatgcagcagaggtaactctgggtcttcctttcctgtggcggtcctcatgacagcctGTTTCACCATAGTGCTCTATGGTTtgtgcgactgcacttgaagaaacattcaacgTTATTGAAATATTCTGCACCTtcttttaccaagtagggctatcttctgtataccacccctaccttgtcacaacacaactcaaacgcattaagaaggaaagaaattccacaaaatgaacttttaacaaggaccACCTCTTAATTCAaattaattccaggtgactacctcatgaagctggttgagagaatgccaaaagtgtctaaagctgtcaagacaaagggtgactacttGAAGAAcatcaaatataaattatattttgatttgtttaacacttttggttactacaagaaTCCATATGTGATATTACaaagttgatgtcttcactatcattctacaacgTAGGAAATagcacaaataaagaaaaacccttgaatgagtaggtgtgtccaaatgttcgACTTGCATGTATgcatgcacgcatgcatgcatgtacGCATGCATGTacgcatgcatgtatgtatgtatgtgcacgCAGACTCCATACATTGAACTCCTCCCGGAAGAGCTTGTTGTCATCAGCCATGCGACGATTCATATCCTCCTCCAGCTTGTCAACAACAAGGGGTGGGTACTTCCTGTTGGTGCTAGGCGAGCGGGCCAATAGCGGCACACTCTGGAGCTCTGCAAGAGCAGGAAGGGAGGGAAGTAATGGGACAGGAAAGATAGGTGGCGATTGAGGCCCACAGgggaagggggggagagaaaaACCCTTATTGTTGAGACACTACCAACAATTAAGATAGTGAGACATTCACCAACCAATTATTATAAATTAATGAACTATAGAAAATGTTATATTATGATAAATATGTTATACATTAAAACAGATTCTAATCTACACATACAACTTCTCCAAACTGACTGTGGGTGTGTTAATAAAAGCCCACAAGAGGGCGCCATAAAACAATCCAACACTGCTAGTGTGCCACAATTCATCATATTGAACAACTGCTTTGGCCAAGAATCAGTAAATGATCAGAAAACCAATGTAATTTTATCTGAACACAGAACAATGGAGAAAGTTGGCTATGAAAGAGACATGCATAAAAATTCTGGTAAATGTACGACCACAGAAAAAACATGCACGTTGCATGCATgctcacacagaaaacacatgtgtgtatacacacacacacacacacacacacacacacagttacctgTATCATCTGATCTACCGTTGGTCAGCCTGAAGGAGTTGGAATGGCTGCCGGCCTGCTTGTACTTCTTAAACCTGTCAATCATACGACACACACGAATACTCACACCattggactttttccacattttgtagtgtcacaaagtgggattaaaaagTCAACGACCTACACAAAATACACGGTTATGTCAAAATGGAAGAGGTTTACTACTTTTCGGTAACGTAAAACAAGTATTCAACCACCCCCACCCCAAGAGTCAGTACACGTTAGAATCACATCACCCCAAGAGTCAGTACACGTTAGAATCACATCACCCCAAGAGTCAGTACACGTTAGAATCACATCACCCCAAGAGTCAGTACACGTTAGAATCACATCACCCCAAGAGTCAGTACACGTTAGAATCACATCACCCCAAGAGtcagtacatgttagaatcacatcaCCCCAAGAGtcagtacatgttagaatcacctttgccatcgaatacagctgtgagtctttaggGGTTGTACAACACCTGCCCATtattcttaaaaaatatataaaatatctgtcaaattgattgttgataattgctagacagccattttcaagttttcccatagattttcaagccgatttaactCAAAACTTTTactaggccactcgggaacattcaatgtcatcttggtcaGCAACTCCAGTggatatttggccttgtgttttaggtaattgtcctgctgaatggtgaatGTCCCCAAGTGTctttggaaagcagacaaccaggttttcccctaggattttgcctgtgcttagctgtagTCTGTTTCTTCATATCCTAAAACTCCCTAGTCtgtgctgatgacaagcatacccataacatgatagaGCCACTAACATGCTTGAAAATAGGAAGAGTGggactcagtgatgtgttggaatTTCCCCAAAGATAACACGttgtattcaagacaaaaaaAAGTACCTTTCTTTGCCTCATTTTTTGGCAGTATTACTTTACCGCCCTAAATGCAAACAATATATTTTCATTCTGAAAAGGCTGaattcttttcactgtcatttaagttagtattgtggagtaactacaatgttgttaataCCTCCTCAGTCACTTCCTAACCGGCAACGGAGTTTAAAAAAAGGACAGACATCTTTTTTTTAGGCCAATAGGCTATTTgtttggaaaacatccctggtctttctgcttgaatctgtgcttgaaattcactgctcgactgagggaacgTACAGGAGGAGTCCATGCAACATGTGACTTCTTGTTAAGAaactttttactcctgaacttatttaggcttgtcataacgaAAAACATACTTTATTGACtccagacatttcagctttttatgaATTGGttcacatttctaaaaacataattcaaaTTCGAcatgagtattttgtgtagatcattgaaacaatctcaattgaatccatttcaattcaggctgtaataacaaaatgtggaaaagtcgatggggtgggaatactttctgaaggccttGTACATGCAGAATATcacccacacagtcacacacacggcCATTGCCATGGTAACTACTATGACACTTGGTTCATTCACACTGGCCTCCATAGGGTGTTTGTATATGAAAGAAGACAAGCAAACGATTTCCTGCTCTGCGCTTTTACAATGTGTAATGAATTGTGTGAGTAGGTGTGTACGACACCGTTAGCATGGTACATGGGTCTCATATCTGACTATTGTATAGCTCTATTTCAAAGATAAATCATGCCTGCATCCAAACTTTTCTTTTCCGTTTAGAAATGCTTCCCTGAGACATAAGGCTGAAGGCGCGACTGTGGGGGAGAAAACCAGGGTGTGTTCATTATGGTACACCATATCCAAAATGTagccatatttaaaaaaaacttttattggacaagttcaggaaCCCAGGGGGTAGTGGGTAGTTTCTGCCAGAGGAACATGACTGACCTGAGCATATAGAGGATGATTATGATGAAGACGATGACGAGCAGGGATGACAGAGCCACCATCACCGCAATGATGGGCGTGTCATCTGATTGCGTATTTTGGtctgagagaacgagggagagagagagagagaatttaacAACATTCTAAAAATGAGTACAAGTTCGATTTGGCATTTGATTGAGCCGGTCTCGGGTGCCCCAATGGGGTTTGGGTTGGCACTTTTTGGACAATTCATTGGATCCATCGCACCAGGCAAGCTCGATCAAGTGCACAAATCAGctcaagtatttgaaagaaaaccaatACTATTCAATACTGTTAATAGTTAACAGTATGCGTCAGACAGGCTGTATGAAACTGTCCACTCCATGATTTCTGCACCGATTACAGGAGCTCCTAAGTAAGGACATCTTGGTAACAGTTTTTTTGGACAGCATCGTCATTAGTCTTACATAACATTTTCATAATAATGACAGTAGCGATGCCGTTAACTGTCGTTACAGAGCAGAAAGAGTCAACACGACACAATCGATGAGACTTTACAGAAGCAGAGGGGTTAACCAAATAGATGAGGAACAGTCATATATTGCaaatacttaagcaataaggcatggggggggtgtggtacatggccaatataccacggctaagggctgttctggatacagcccttagccgtggtatattggccatatgccacaaacccccgaggtgccttattgctattatagtCATTTTTGGTTATTCTgtggaatgttcagtgttctctgtGGGACACTGTACACATTGAATAGTAAGGTAAGTGAAACTGATGAGCAGTAGGGGACTATTCAACCCATTCCAATTCAACGGCTCATACTGCGCGCACAGAGGACGGATACAAATAtatacagacagaggagagatgcaGAGCTTGAATACTACGTGTTCGACAGGCCAGTTTAATTATTGGCACGTCGCTGCCACGAATGCTTATGACTTCAGAAAAGcagtcacaccccttgactttttttctaaacgttgtgttacagcctgaacttaAAACGGAATCAATTGAGATCTTGTGTCACTggccttcacacaataccccatgatgtcaaagtggaataatgattataaatgaatgaaaatgaaaagctgaaatgtcttgagtcgataagtattcaaccccatttgttatggcaagcctaaataagtaaaaatgtgcttaaatcACAtaggttgcatggactctgtgtgcaataatagatttttcaatgactacctaatctctgtaccccacacatacactacatgaccaaagatATGTGCACTCCTGCTCATCT
Protein-coding sequences here:
- the LOC112233759 gene encoding receptor-type tyrosine-protein phosphatase alpha-like isoform X1; translation: MPNSLLKGSMGVFPLLLLLSVALGVSVSAQGPSLTPTEGPVSTAKPTDSPATTLHNVPVATTTTPPTTATTLTTTSTAEGNILTAGPSVTQVPIPPPPPPGPTIAPQVPTGATTAPQPPPAPTTVSRGGENGTTPSAPDSHTDPSLETTIEPTVEATSPDTTSDTTTGGGEDGTDQNTQSDDTPIIAVMVALSSLLVIVFIIIILYMLRFKKYKQAGSHSNSFRLTNGRSDDTELQSVPLLARSPSTNRKYPPLVVDKLEEDMNRRMADDNKLFREEFNALPVCPIQASCDAASKEENKEKNRYVNILPYDHSRVHLSSLEGVPDSDFVNASFINGYQEKNKFIAAQGPKEETVNDFWRMIWEQNTATIVMVTNLKERKEKSIQRQSLCVSQCKCAQYWPDQGCWTYGNIRVSVEDMMVLVDYTIRKFCIQQVGDVGGKKPQRLVTQFHFTSWPDFGVPFTPIGMLKFLKKVKTCNPQYSGPIVVHCSAGVGRTGTFIVIDAMLDMMNTERKVDVFGFVTRIRAQRCQMVQTDMQYVFIFQAMLEHYLYGDTELEVTSLESHLAKLYAPSAAGCGGMEAEFKKLTSIKIQNDKMRTGNLPANMKKNRVLQIIPYEFNRVINPVKRGEESTDYVNASFIDGYRQKDSYMASQGPLQHTIEDFWRMIWEWRSCSIVMLTELEERGQEKCAQYWPSDGVMVCGDLSIELKREEESESYTVRDLLVTNNRENKARAVRQFHFHGWPEVGIPSDGKGMINIIAAVQKQQQQSGNHPITVHCSAGAGRTGTFCALSTVLERVKAEAILDVFQTVKSLRLQRPHMVQTLEQYEFCYKVVQEYIDAFSDYANFK
- the LOC112233759 gene encoding receptor-type tyrosine-protein phosphatase alpha-like isoform X2; its protein translation is MPNSLLKGSMGVFPLLLLLSVALGVSVSAQGPSLTPTGPVSTAKPTDSPATTLHNVPVATTTTPPTTATTLTTTSTAEGNILTAGPSVTQVPIPPPPPPGPTIAPQVPTGATTAPQPPPAPTTVSRGGENGTTPSAPDSHTDPSLETTIEPTVEATSPDTTSDTTTGGGEDGTDQNTQSDDTPIIAVMVALSSLLVIVFIIIILYMLRFKKYKQAGSHSNSFRLTNGRSDDTELQSVPLLARSPSTNRKYPPLVVDKLEEDMNRRMADDNKLFREEFNALPVCPIQASCDAASKEENKEKNRYVNILPYDHSRVHLSSLEGVPDSDFVNASFINGYQEKNKFIAAQGPKEETVNDFWRMIWEQNTATIVMVTNLKERKEKSIQRQSLCVSQCKCAQYWPDQGCWTYGNIRVSVEDMMVLVDYTIRKFCIQQVGDVGGKKPQRLVTQFHFTSWPDFGVPFTPIGMLKFLKKVKTCNPQYSGPIVVHCSAGVGRTGTFIVIDAMLDMMNTERKVDVFGFVTRIRAQRCQMVQTDMQYVFIFQAMLEHYLYGDTELEVTSLESHLAKLYAPSAAGCGGMEAEFKKLTSIKIQNDKMRTGNLPANMKKNRVLQIIPYEFNRVINPVKRGEESTDYVNASFIDGYRQKDSYMASQGPLQHTIEDFWRMIWEWRSCSIVMLTELEERGQEKCAQYWPSDGVMVCGDLSIELKREEESESYTVRDLLVTNNRENKARAVRQFHFHGWPEVGIPSDGKGMINIIAAVQKQQQQSGNHPITVHCSAGAGRTGTFCALSTVLERVKAEAILDVFQTVKSLRLQRPHMVQTLEQYEFCYKVVQEYIDAFSDYANFK
- the LOC112233759 gene encoding receptor-type tyrosine-protein phosphatase alpha-like isoform X3, translating into MPNSLLKGSMGVFPLLLLLSVALGVSVSAQGPSLTPTEGPVSTAKPTDSPATTLHNVPVATTTTPPTTATTLTTTSTAEGNILTAGPSVTQVPIPPPPPPGPTIAPQVPTGATTAPQPPPAPTTVSRGGENGTTPSAPDSHTDPSLETTIEPTVEATSPDTTSDTTTGGGEDGTDQNTQSDDTPIIAVMVALSSLLVIVFIIIILYMLRFKKYKQAGSHSNSFRLTNGRSDDTELQSVPLLARSPSTNRKYPPLVVDKLEEDMNRRMADDNKLFREEFNALPVCPIQASCDAASKEENKEKNRYVNILPYDHSRVHLSSLEGVPDSDFVNASFINGYQEKNKFIAAQGPKEETVNDFWRMIWEQNTATIVMVTNLKERKECKCAQYWPDQGCWTYGNIRVSVEDMMVLVDYTIRKFCIQQVGDVGGKKPQRLVTQFHFTSWPDFGVPFTPIGMLKFLKKVKTCNPQYSGPIVVHCSAGVGRTGTFIVIDAMLDMMNTERKVDVFGFVTRIRAQRCQMVQTDMQYVFIFQAMLEHYLYGDTELEVTSLESHLAKLYAPSAAGCGGMEAEFKKLTSIKIQNDKMRTGNLPANMKKNRVLQIIPYEFNRVINPVKRGEESTDYVNASFIDGYRQKDSYMASQGPLQHTIEDFWRMIWEWRSCSIVMLTELEERGQEKCAQYWPSDGVMVCGDLSIELKREEESESYTVRDLLVTNNRENKARAVRQFHFHGWPEVGIPSDGKGMINIIAAVQKQQQQSGNHPITVHCSAGAGRTGTFCALSTVLERVKAEAILDVFQTVKSLRLQRPHMVQTLEQYEFCYKVVQEYIDAFSDYANFK